A genomic segment from Poecilia reticulata strain Guanapo linkage group LG3, Guppy_female_1.0+MT, whole genome shotgun sequence encodes:
- the LOC103462211 gene encoding E3 ubiquitin-protein ligase RNF182 isoform X1, which yields MKDSAAETSGAEEGVSDTLGQEHDLKMSSPPATSAETACPPLEELECKICYQRYNANNRKPKILDCLHRVCSRCLVKILDVTDGAGCVPCPFCRHQTEITEYQVSALPDDVNIMSHLTTREKFCSLDKKREVVLTPKSLSSTSPSRDSSNCLVITIMEVQRDLQRSPSHNGSSDIYADQSLDSVSIGSNGPTDHDALSKLCNHVPRILVWLLGFLYFGSLPLGIYLLVIQRVTLGIVCVSLVPSSLTVCLVYGFCQCLCQGMCDCFARG from the exons ATGAAGGACAGCGCAGCAGAGACAAGTGGAGCGGAGGAGGGGGTGTCAGACACACTGGGACAAG AACATGACTTGAAGATGAGCAGTCCTCCGGCTACTTCAGCAGAGACGGCCTGTCCTCCCCTAGAGGAATTAGAGTGTAAAATCTGCTATCAGCGCTACAATGCCAACAACAGGAAGCCTAAGATCCTGGACTGCCTACATCGGGTGTGCTCCCGATGCCTCGTTAAGATTCTGGACGTCACCGACGGAGCGGGCTGCGTCCCATGCCCCTTCTGCCGACACCAAACTGAAATCACTGAGTACCAGGTCTCCGCCCTGCCTGATGACGTCAACATCATGTCCCACCTGACAACGCGAGAAAAGTTCTGCAGTTTGGACAAAAAGAGGGAGGTGGTCTTGACGCCAAAGAGTTTGTCCTCCACCAGCCCGTCCCGTGACTCCTCAAACTGCCTGGTCATCACCATCATGGAGGTTCAGAGGGACCTGCAGCGCTCTCCGAGCCACAACGGCAGCTCGGATATCTACGCCGACCAGAGCCTGGACTCTGTGTCAATCGGTTCCAACGGACCCACTGATCACGATGCGCTTTCGAAGCTCTGCAATCACGTCCCACGTATCCTGGTGTGGCTACTTGGTTTCTTATACTTTGGTTCGCTGCCCTTAGGAATCTATTTGTTAGTGATCCAGAGAGTGACTCTAGGAATCGTATGTGTTAGCTTAGTGCCATCGAGTCTGACAGTTTGCCTAGTGTATGGGTTTTGTCAGTGCCTGTGTCAGGGCATGTGTGACTGCTTTGCCCGGGGCTGA
- the LOC103462211 gene encoding E3 ubiquitin-protein ligase RNF182 isoform X2, whose protein sequence is MSSPPATSAETACPPLEELECKICYQRYNANNRKPKILDCLHRVCSRCLVKILDVTDGAGCVPCPFCRHQTEITEYQVSALPDDVNIMSHLTTREKFCSLDKKREVVLTPKSLSSTSPSRDSSNCLVITIMEVQRDLQRSPSHNGSSDIYADQSLDSVSIGSNGPTDHDALSKLCNHVPRILVWLLGFLYFGSLPLGIYLLVIQRVTLGIVCVSLVPSSLTVCLVYGFCQCLCQGMCDCFARG, encoded by the coding sequence ATGAGCAGTCCTCCGGCTACTTCAGCAGAGACGGCCTGTCCTCCCCTAGAGGAATTAGAGTGTAAAATCTGCTATCAGCGCTACAATGCCAACAACAGGAAGCCTAAGATCCTGGACTGCCTACATCGGGTGTGCTCCCGATGCCTCGTTAAGATTCTGGACGTCACCGACGGAGCGGGCTGCGTCCCATGCCCCTTCTGCCGACACCAAACTGAAATCACTGAGTACCAGGTCTCCGCCCTGCCTGATGACGTCAACATCATGTCCCACCTGACAACGCGAGAAAAGTTCTGCAGTTTGGACAAAAAGAGGGAGGTGGTCTTGACGCCAAAGAGTTTGTCCTCCACCAGCCCGTCCCGTGACTCCTCAAACTGCCTGGTCATCACCATCATGGAGGTTCAGAGGGACCTGCAGCGCTCTCCGAGCCACAACGGCAGCTCGGATATCTACGCCGACCAGAGCCTGGACTCTGTGTCAATCGGTTCCAACGGACCCACTGATCACGATGCGCTTTCGAAGCTCTGCAATCACGTCCCACGTATCCTGGTGTGGCTACTTGGTTTCTTATACTTTGGTTCGCTGCCCTTAGGAATCTATTTGTTAGTGATCCAGAGAGTGACTCTAGGAATCGTATGTGTTAGCTTAGTGCCATCGAGTCTGACAGTTTGCCTAGTGTATGGGTTTTGTCAGTGCCTGTGTCAGGGCATGTGTGACTGCTTTGCCCGGGGCTGA